One Nicotiana tomentosiformis chromosome 4, ASM39032v3, whole genome shotgun sequence genomic window carries:
- the LOC138909876 gene encoding uncharacterized protein, protein MDVIGPIEPAASNGHHFILVAIDYFTKWVEVSTYKAVTKKVVAYFVRNNIAYRFGIPESIITYNVANLNNDLMREICKKFRIVHRNSKGYKPQMNGVAKVANKNIKRILRKIVDNHMQWHEKLSYALLGYRTTMRTSTREMTYMLVYETEVVIPAEFEIPSLRVIQEANLDDTEWIRFRQEQLMLIDEKRMETICHGQLYQNRMASAFNKNLKVRQFAPWQLVLKKIFPHQE, encoded by the coding sequence ATGGATgtgattggacctatagagccTGCCGCATCAAATGGGCATCATTTCATCTTGGTAGCTATCGATtatttcaccaaatgggtcgaggtatctacttacaaggccgtcacaaagaaggtagtggcaTATTTTGTCCGGAACAACATCGCCTACAGATTTGGAATACCGGAGTCTATCATTACTTACAATGTCGCTAACCTCAACAAcgacctcatgagagaaatctgCAAGAAGTTTAGAATCGTCCACCGCAATTCCAAAGGCTACAAACCACAAATGAATGGGGTAGCCAAGgtagccaacaagaatatcaagagaattctACGAAAGATAGTAGACAACCACatgcaatggcacgagaaactatCTTACGCCTTATTGGGTTATCGGACCACCATGAGGACATCTACTAGGGAAATGACATACATGTTAGTATACGAAACTGAAGTTGTGATACCTGCAGAGTTTGAAATACCGTCTTTAAGGGTCATTCAAGAGGCAAATTTAGACGACACAGAATGGATACGATTCAGACAGGAGCAACTCATGCTTATCGATGAGAAAAGAATGGAAACAATATGCCACGGTCAGCTATACCAGAATAGAatggccagtgcatttaacaaGAACTTGAAGGTTCGCCAGTTCGCACCATGGCAGTTGGTcttgaagaaaatctttccccaccaagagtaa
- the LOC138909875 gene encoding uncharacterized protein: MNEVAKVANKNIKRILRKIVDNHRQWHEKISFALLGYRTTMRTSTREMTYMLVYETEVVIPAEFEIPSLRVIQEENIDDTEWIRVRQEQLMLIDEKRMDTICHGQLYQNRMASAFNKNLKVR; encoded by the coding sequence ATGAATGAGGTAGCCAAGgtagccaacaagaatatcaagagaattctACGAAAGATTGTAGACAACCAcaggcaatggcacgagaaaaTATCTTTTGCCTTATTGGGTTATCGGACCACCATGAGGACATCTACTAGGGAAATGACATACATGTTAGTATACGAAACTGAAGTTGTGATACCTGCAGAGTTCGAAATACCGTCTTTAAGGGTCATTCAAGAGGAAAATATAGACGACACAGAATGGATACGAGTCAGACAGGAGCAACTCATGCTTATCGATGAGAAAAGAATGGACACAATATGCCACGGTCAGCTataccagaatagaatggcaagtGCATTTAACAAGAACTTGAAGGTTCGCTAG